One Argiope bruennichi chromosome 5, qqArgBrue1.1, whole genome shotgun sequence DNA segment encodes these proteins:
- the LOC129969209 gene encoding methionine synthase reductase-like isoform X1: protein MTSFQPNELKSFLLLYASQTGQAKAIAEEIADSAPSYGLKADICCLSLTDKRFCIENETCVVFIVSTTGDGEPPDTAVKFFRRISRHTLKSNFLEKLYYTLLALGDSNYIKFCFFGRLLDRKLRSLSAKPFYDIGFGDDAFGIETGVDPWLYSLWPALQKQLGFDLIAKNYFIPDLQNMDQEFLKNSNLTSVLSLSDEEIKNLTIGKLPSLLENCQVENLNFPKLPSPTLEITFVENEKKVCFIPNTSILNSKASELFKVKLTEAKKLSFGKNVKNVLELTFQFEDEDGAFVPGDSFGFICSNPLNEVDTLLNRLNISHHAESPVILCIPKSSISKKKLPAHLQSYLTLKDLFLHCVEIRSVPKKILLRILAEYTSDVKEKKALLFLSSPVGAKFYTICIRNPSICILDILMQFKSCIPPVEILLEHLPFLKPRFYSVASSPLESSSSFKILFNVLNFLKEDGRALERHGICTGLFYRMFSEFQEISESNMSLENKMSLLTLEYNKFNFYCYKRVNNYFHLPEDLKYPIIMVGPGTGVAPFIGFLHHCEKLMETNVEENGCCEIWLFYGCRYDDKDFLYKFELQRMKSIGVLSHLMVSFSRETPLPSGVTSRYVHESIRQNCNAIAAAVNANGKIYVCGDAKHMAHDVQQAFIDVFQESSNMSASEAKSFVQKLQAEHRYVNDVWV, encoded by the exons ATGACAAGTTTTCAGCCCAATGAATTAAAGAGCTTCCTTCTTTTATATGCCTCTCAAACAGGTCAAGCAAAAGCCATTGCAGAAGAAATTGCTGACTCTGCTCCTTCATATGGACTGAAAGCAGATATTTGTTGTCTTAGTTTGACAGATAAAAGg ttctgTATTGAAAATGAAACCTGTGTTGTCTTTATCGTTTCCACTACTGGTGATGGGGAACCTCCCGATACAGCTGTGAAATTTTTTCGCCGTATAAGTCGTCATACACTTAAGAGCAATTTCTTAGAGAAATTATATTATACCTTATtag CTCTTGGGgactcaaattacataaaattttgcttctttggCCGTTTGTTGGACCGAAAATTAAGAAGCTTATCAGCTAAGCCGTTTTATGACATTGGATTTGGAGATGATGCCTTTGG CATTGAAACTGGTGTTGACCCATGGTTGTATAGTTTATGGCCAGCTCTGCAAAAACAACTTGGTTTTGATctaatagcaaaaaattatttcattcctgATTTACAAAATATGGaccaagaatttttaaaaaactctaatcTGACTTCAGTATTATCTCTCTCTGATGAGGAAATAAAAAACCTCACAATTGGAAAATTACCATCTTTATTGGAAAACTGCCAagtcgaaaatttaaattttccaaaacttCCATCTCCTACACTAGAAATAACATTTGTAGAAAAT GAAAAGAAAGTTTGTTTTATTCCTAATACAAGTATCCTGAATTCAAAAGCATCTGAACTTTTCAAAGTTAAACTGACTGAggctaaaaaattatcttttggtaAAAATGTCAAGAATGTTCTTGAACTTACTTTTCAGTTTGAA gATGAAGATGGTGCTTTTGTACCTGGTGATTCTTTTGGATTTATTTGCTCGAATCCTTTAAATGAAGTGGATACCTTACTAAATAG ATTAAATATCTCTCATCATGCTGAGAGTCCAGTGATTTTATGTATTCCTAAATCAAGTATTAGTAAAAAGAAATTGCCTGCACACCTGCAGTCTTATTTgacattaaaagatttatttttacattgtgtTGAAATTCGATCTGTGCCTAAAAAA ATACTACTTCGAATTCTTGCAGAGTATACTTCtgatgttaaagaaaaaaaggcTTTGCTTTTCCTTAGCAGTCCAGTAGGAGCAAAATTTTATACCATATGCATTAGGAATCCTTCAATTTGTATTCTTGACATATTAATGCAGTTTAAATCCTGCATTCCACCTGTTGAAATATTATTAG aacatCTACCATTTTTGAAACCGAGATTTTATTCAGTTGCAAg cTCTCCATTGGAAAGTAGTTCaagtttcaaaatacttttcaatgttttaaattttctgaaagaagaCGGAAGAGCCCTAGAGAGACATGGTATTTGTACTGGCTTATTTTACAGaatgttttcagaatttcaagAAATTAGTGAATCTAATATGtctttggaaaataaaatgtccTTGCTAACTTTAGAATATAACAAG ttcaatttttattgttacaaaagggtgaataattactttcatttaccGGAAGATTTAAAGTATCCTATCATTATGGTAGGACCTGGAACAGGTGTAGCTCCATTTATTGGATTTTTGCATCATTG tgaaaaattaatgGAAACGAATGTTGAAGAAAATGGCTGCTGTGAAATCTGGCTCTTCTATGGTTGTCGCTATGATGATAAGGactttttatataa ATTTGAACTTCAGAGGATGAAGTCAATTGGTGTTTTATCCCATCTCATGGTTTCATTTTCTCGTGAAACTCCATTACCATCAGGTGTAACTTCTAGATATGTTCATGAAAGTATCAGGCAAAATTGTAATGCAATTGCTGCTGCTGTAAATGCCaatggaaaaatatatgtttgtggAGATGCAAAACACATGGCTCATGATGTTCAACAGGCATTCATAGATGTCTTTCAAGAAAGCTCAA ATATGTCAGCATCTGAAGCAAAATCTTTTGTACAGAAACTTCAAGCAGAACATAGGTATGTCAATGATGTGTGGGTATGA
- the LOC129969209 gene encoding methionine synthase reductase-like isoform X2 has protein sequence MTFQSIIGQAKAIAEEIADSAPSYGLKADICCLSLTDKRFCIENETCVVFIVSTTGDGEPPDTAVKFFRRISRHTLKSNFLEKLYYTLLALGDSNYIKFCFFGRLLDRKLRSLSAKPFYDIGFGDDAFGIETGVDPWLYSLWPALQKQLGFDLIAKNYFIPDLQNMDQEFLKNSNLTSVLSLSDEEIKNLTIGKLPSLLENCQVENLNFPKLPSPTLEITFVENEKKVCFIPNTSILNSKASELFKVKLTEAKKLSFGKNVKNVLELTFQFEDEDGAFVPGDSFGFICSNPLNEVDTLLNRLNISHHAESPVILCIPKSSISKKKLPAHLQSYLTLKDLFLHCVEIRSVPKKILLRILAEYTSDVKEKKALLFLSSPVGAKFYTICIRNPSICILDILMQFKSCIPPVEILLEHLPFLKPRFYSVASSPLESSSSFKILFNVLNFLKEDGRALERHGICTGLFYRMFSEFQEISESNMSLENKMSLLTLEYNKFNFYCYKRVNNYFHLPEDLKYPIIMVGPGTGVAPFIGFLHHCEKLMETNVEENGCCEIWLFYGCRYDDKDFLYKFELQRMKSIGVLSHLMVSFSRETPLPSGVTSRYVHESIRQNCNAIAAAVNANGKIYVCGDAKHMAHDVQQAFIDVFQESSNMSASEAKSFVQKLQAEHRYVNDVWV, from the exons ATgacatttcaatcaatcatcg GTCAAGCAAAAGCCATTGCAGAAGAAATTGCTGACTCTGCTCCTTCATATGGACTGAAAGCAGATATTTGTTGTCTTAGTTTGACAGATAAAAGg ttctgTATTGAAAATGAAACCTGTGTTGTCTTTATCGTTTCCACTACTGGTGATGGGGAACCTCCCGATACAGCTGTGAAATTTTTTCGCCGTATAAGTCGTCATACACTTAAGAGCAATTTCTTAGAGAAATTATATTATACCTTATtag CTCTTGGGgactcaaattacataaaattttgcttctttggCCGTTTGTTGGACCGAAAATTAAGAAGCTTATCAGCTAAGCCGTTTTATGACATTGGATTTGGAGATGATGCCTTTGG CATTGAAACTGGTGTTGACCCATGGTTGTATAGTTTATGGCCAGCTCTGCAAAAACAACTTGGTTTTGATctaatagcaaaaaattatttcattcctgATTTACAAAATATGGaccaagaatttttaaaaaactctaatcTGACTTCAGTATTATCTCTCTCTGATGAGGAAATAAAAAACCTCACAATTGGAAAATTACCATCTTTATTGGAAAACTGCCAagtcgaaaatttaaattttccaaaacttCCATCTCCTACACTAGAAATAACATTTGTAGAAAAT GAAAAGAAAGTTTGTTTTATTCCTAATACAAGTATCCTGAATTCAAAAGCATCTGAACTTTTCAAAGTTAAACTGACTGAggctaaaaaattatcttttggtaAAAATGTCAAGAATGTTCTTGAACTTACTTTTCAGTTTGAA gATGAAGATGGTGCTTTTGTACCTGGTGATTCTTTTGGATTTATTTGCTCGAATCCTTTAAATGAAGTGGATACCTTACTAAATAG ATTAAATATCTCTCATCATGCTGAGAGTCCAGTGATTTTATGTATTCCTAAATCAAGTATTAGTAAAAAGAAATTGCCTGCACACCTGCAGTCTTATTTgacattaaaagatttatttttacattgtgtTGAAATTCGATCTGTGCCTAAAAAA ATACTACTTCGAATTCTTGCAGAGTATACTTCtgatgttaaagaaaaaaaggcTTTGCTTTTCCTTAGCAGTCCAGTAGGAGCAAAATTTTATACCATATGCATTAGGAATCCTTCAATTTGTATTCTTGACATATTAATGCAGTTTAAATCCTGCATTCCACCTGTTGAAATATTATTAG aacatCTACCATTTTTGAAACCGAGATTTTATTCAGTTGCAAg cTCTCCATTGGAAAGTAGTTCaagtttcaaaatacttttcaatgttttaaattttctgaaagaagaCGGAAGAGCCCTAGAGAGACATGGTATTTGTACTGGCTTATTTTACAGaatgttttcagaatttcaagAAATTAGTGAATCTAATATGtctttggaaaataaaatgtccTTGCTAACTTTAGAATATAACAAG ttcaatttttattgttacaaaagggtgaataattactttcatttaccGGAAGATTTAAAGTATCCTATCATTATGGTAGGACCTGGAACAGGTGTAGCTCCATTTATTGGATTTTTGCATCATTG tgaaaaattaatgGAAACGAATGTTGAAGAAAATGGCTGCTGTGAAATCTGGCTCTTCTATGGTTGTCGCTATGATGATAAGGactttttatataa ATTTGAACTTCAGAGGATGAAGTCAATTGGTGTTTTATCCCATCTCATGGTTTCATTTTCTCGTGAAACTCCATTACCATCAGGTGTAACTTCTAGATATGTTCATGAAAGTATCAGGCAAAATTGTAATGCAATTGCTGCTGCTGTAAATGCCaatggaaaaatatatgtttgtggAGATGCAAAACACATGGCTCATGATGTTCAACAGGCATTCATAGATGTCTTTCAAGAAAGCTCAA ATATGTCAGCATCTGAAGCAAAATCTTTTGTACAGAAACTTCAAGCAGAACATAGGTATGTCAATGATGTGTGGGTATGA